One Sagittula stellata E-37 genomic window carries:
- a CDS encoding Lrp/AsnC family transcriptional regulator, translated as MPTHRLDPIDRKILSELQTDGRMTNVELARRVGISAPPCLRRVRVLEEQGYIQGYHADVDARALGFEVQVFVMVGLQSQAESDLSAFEARCRDWPLVRECHMLNGEVDFILKCVAPDLSTFQSFLTGDLLTAPNVASVKTSLVIRGAKDEPGVPFDVLEERLSRTA; from the coding sequence ATGCCGACGCATCGGCTTGATCCTATTGATCGCAAGATTCTGTCCGAACTGCAAACGGATGGGCGCATGACGAACGTAGAGCTGGCGCGGCGCGTGGGTATTTCCGCGCCGCCCTGCCTGCGCAGGGTGCGTGTTCTGGAAGAGCAGGGCTACATACAGGGCTACCACGCGGACGTGGACGCCCGGGCACTGGGGTTCGAGGTGCAGGTGTTCGTTATGGTCGGGTTGCAAAGCCAGGCGGAGTCCGACCTTTCGGCTTTCGAGGCGCGGTGCCGCGACTGGCCGCTGGTGCGGGAGTGCCACATGCTGAACGGCGAGGTGGACTTCATCCTGAAGTGCGTGGCGCCGGACCTGTCGACCTTTCAGAGTTTCCTGACCGGCGACCTGCTGACGGCGCCGAACGTGGCCAGCGTGAAGACTTCGCTGGTGATCCGGGGCGCTAAGGACGAGCCGGGTGTACCGTTCGACGTGCTGGAAGAGCGGCTGAGCCGCACTGCCTGA
- the trxB gene encoding thioredoxin-disulfide reductase, with protein sequence MAETSQTRHTKVLIIGSGPAGYTAGVYASRAMLEPILVQGLEPGGQLTTTTEVENWPGNTEIQGPDLMVNMEAHARAMGTEIIGDIITKIDFDVRPFVAHGDSGKTYTADSIILATGARAKWLGMPSEEAFKGFGVSACATCDGFFYRGQEIVVIGGGNTAVEEALFLTNFASKVTLIHRRDELRAEKILQDRLLKNPKIHPLWFHQLEEVMGTDMPKGVTGVKVKNVNTGEISEIPCAGVFVAIGHAPASELVKDVLETHMGGYVKTKPDSTETSIPGVFAAGDLTDHKYRQAVTSAGMGCMAALEAERWLSEQDLDEGKDTVEPMGYGVPVEAGH encoded by the coding sequence ATGGCAGAGACGTCCCAAACCCGCCACACCAAGGTCCTGATCATCGGCTCCGGCCCGGCCGGATACACCGCCGGTGTCTATGCCTCCCGCGCCATGCTTGAGCCGATCCTCGTGCAGGGGCTGGAACCCGGCGGTCAGTTGACCACCACCACCGAGGTCGAGAACTGGCCCGGCAACACCGAGATCCAGGGCCCAGACCTGATGGTCAACATGGAAGCGCACGCACGCGCCATGGGCACCGAGATCATCGGCGACATCATCACGAAAATCGACTTCGACGTCCGTCCCTTCGTGGCACACGGCGACAGCGGCAAGACCTACACCGCCGACAGCATCATCCTGGCCACCGGCGCTCGGGCGAAGTGGCTGGGGATGCCCTCCGAAGAGGCGTTCAAGGGCTTCGGCGTCTCGGCCTGCGCGACCTGTGACGGCTTTTTCTACCGCGGGCAGGAAATCGTGGTGATCGGCGGCGGCAACACCGCGGTCGAAGAGGCCCTGTTCCTGACCAACTTCGCCTCCAAGGTCACGTTGATCCACCGCCGCGACGAACTGCGCGCCGAAAAGATCCTGCAGGACCGCCTGCTGAAGAACCCGAAGATCCACCCGCTCTGGTTCCATCAGCTCGAAGAGGTCATGGGCACCGACATGCCCAAGGGCGTCACCGGCGTGAAGGTGAAGAACGTGAACACCGGCGAAATCTCCGAAATTCCCTGCGCCGGCGTTTTCGTCGCCATTGGCCACGCGCCGGCATCCGAGCTGGTGAAGGACGTGCTGGAAACGCACATGGGCGGCTACGTGAAGACCAAACCCGACAGCACCGAGACCTCGATCCCCGGCGTTTTCGCTGCGGGCGACCTGACCGACCACAAGTACCGTCAGGCGGTGACGTCGGCCGGAATGGGCTGCATGGCCGCGCTGGAGGCCGAGCGTTGGCTGTCCGAGCAGGACCTCGACGAGGGCAAGGACACGGTCGAACCGATGGGTTATGGCGTGCCGGTCGAAGCGGGACACTGA
- a CDS encoding VOC family protein, whose translation MRWRGVNHIELSVLDYETSVDFYDKLFGWLGYKSFWTMDVGYRSTYYMARFPAPHSYIGIQPAQSGGKLDHAARATGLHHIALWARNRREIDDFHRDFLVPNAIPVTETPAEYAIYAPGYYGVFFDDPINGFHWELAHIPVVVGLGMVRRFKAAWKDAARAHPEWPGDGMSQAMRALPGRGDN comes from the coding sequence ATGCGCTGGCGCGGCGTCAATCACATCGAGCTTTCCGTCCTCGACTACGAGACCTCCGTGGATTTCTACGACAAGCTGTTCGGCTGGTTGGGCTACAAGAGCTTCTGGACGATGGATGTCGGCTACCGCTCCACCTATTACATGGCGCGGTTTCCGGCGCCGCATTCCTACATCGGCATCCAGCCCGCGCAATCGGGCGGCAAGCTGGACCACGCCGCCCGCGCCACGGGCCTGCACCACATAGCGCTCTGGGCCAGGAACCGGCGCGAGATCGACGATTTTCACCGCGATTTCCTTGTCCCCAACGCCATACCGGTGACCGAGACGCCCGCCGAATACGCAATCTATGCGCCCGGCTACTACGGCGTTTTCTTCGACGATCCGATCAACGGGTTCCACTGGGAACTGGCGCATATCCCCGTGGTCGTCGGCCTCGGGATGGTGCGCAGGTTCAAGGCCGCCTGGAAGGACGCCGCCCGCGCCCATCCGGAATGGCCGGGCGATGGCATGTCTCAGGCCATGCGCGCCCTCCCCGGACGCGGAGACAACTGA
- a CDS encoding Hint domain-containing protein, with product MSSLHRGFSPATYAGTATIYPGHDADARPRRTGALMRKFEVAVLRPDLTVDFTQHVAPATPFFEECASAFARGTLIDTVRGPVAIEDLVPGDYIQTALGAEPITWIGSTTYVPGRRTEDTSLTHLTRVTADAMGFGNPPMDLLFGPAARMVVRHARLKTLLGQAAVLARVEEYTDGDRFLQISPAGTVQLYHLMVRRHTTLKVGGVEVETFHPGNSASQQLGEKTRALFMSMFPNFETLGDFGETCATRTAREVIEGLINT from the coding sequence ATGTCCAGTCTCCACCGCGGGTTTTCTCCCGCAACCTACGCCGGCACAGCCACAATCTATCCGGGCCACGACGCGGATGCGCGGCCCCGCCGCACAGGCGCTCTTATGCGCAAGTTCGAGGTCGCCGTGTTGCGGCCCGATCTGACGGTCGATTTCACCCAGCACGTCGCCCCTGCGACCCCTTTCTTCGAGGAATGCGCCTCGGCCTTTGCACGCGGCACGCTGATCGACACCGTGCGCGGACCCGTCGCGATCGAGGACCTCGTGCCCGGCGACTACATCCAGACCGCGCTTGGCGCCGAACCCATCACCTGGATCGGCTCCACCACCTACGTGCCGGGGCGCCGCACGGAGGACACCTCGCTCACGCACCTGACACGCGTGACCGCCGACGCCATGGGGTTCGGCAACCCACCGATGGACCTGCTGTTCGGGCCGGCGGCGCGCATGGTCGTGCGCCACGCTCGGCTGAAGACCCTTCTAGGGCAGGCCGCCGTGCTCGCCCGTGTCGAGGAATACACGGACGGCGACCGCTTCCTGCAGATCAGCCCCGCGGGCACGGTGCAGCTTTATCACCTAATGGTCCGGCGCCACACGACGCTCAAGGTCGGCGGTGTGGAGGTCGAGACATTCCACCCCGGCAATTCCGCCAGCCAGCAGCTTGGCGAAAAGACCCGTGCGCTGTTCATGTCAATGTTCCCGAACTTCGAGACGCTCGGAGACTTCGGGGAAACCTGCGCGACGCGCACCGCCCGAGAGGTCATCGAGGGGCTGATCAACACCTGA
- a CDS encoding ribonuclease E inhibitor RraB, with product MSHDFAAQRAETRATYAELRDGPGLPEFTDVDYFLVPEANADWRPLAEALSNEGFECDWVEDDEEGRYLVATLPDQMISADGIWLGEEVATRIALDHGFTPDGWGLMGDGED from the coding sequence ATGAGCCACGACTTCGCCGCCCAGCGGGCCGAGACCCGGGCCACCTATGCCGAACTGCGCGACGGCCCGGGCCTGCCGGAATTCACCGACGTGGACTACTTCCTGGTCCCCGAGGCCAATGCGGACTGGCGCCCATTGGCCGAGGCGCTATCGAACGAAGGTTTCGAGTGCGACTGGGTTGAGGACGACGAGGAAGGCCGCTACCTCGTCGCCACCCTGCCCGACCAGATGATCTCGGCCGACGGCATCTGGCTGGGCGAGGAAGTGGCCACGCGCATCGCACTGGACCACGGCTTCACCCCCGATGGCTGGGGCCTCATGGGGGACGGCGAAGACTGA
- a CDS encoding bifunctional sulfate adenylyltransferase/adenylylsulfate kinase has protein sequence MPSLSASSTLREDDQLFRLLRQLEQAPEASQRVTAEALGVSLGTLNSQLRAAQNAGLIVVSNRPGPDRRQRFAYALTPEGTSVKNRLIDAFLARKFTEYAALYAELTGSASDFVPIKYRSNLMQSNLAPIPELYVSYESSLKLKTEAAELTSHDLTPRQVCDLELLMNGGFYPLKGFLGEDDYNGVVENMRMADGQLWPMPITLDVSEDFAAKVEEGQDIALRDQEGVILATMTVTDKYIPNKAKEAENVFGADDLAHPAVNYLHNTAGKVYLGGPVTGIQQPVHYDFRARRDTPNELRSYFRKLGWRKIVAFQTRNPLHRAHQELTFRAAKEAQANLLIHPVVGLTKPGDVDHFTRVRCYEAVLDKYPASTTTMSLLNLAMRMAGPREAVWHGLIRKNHGCTHMIVGRDHAGPGKNSAGEDFYGPYDAQELFRTHQAEIGCEMVDFKHMVYVQERAQYEPADEIEDKDNVTILNISGTELRRRLAEGLEIPEWFSFPEVVKELRRTKPPRSKQGFTVFFTGFSGSGKSTIANALMVKLMEMGGRPVTLLDGDVVRKHLSSELGFSKEHRDINIKRIGYVASEITKNGGIAICAPIAPYTATRRAVREMIEEYGAFCEVHVATSIEECEKRDRKGLYKLAREGKIKEFTGISDPYEEPQTPELRVETENVEVDNCAHQVILKLESMGLIAGS, from the coding sequence ATGCCCTCGCTTTCTGCCTCTTCGACGCTTAGGGAAGACGATCAGCTCTTCCGTCTGCTGCGGCAGCTCGAACAGGCACCGGAGGCCTCGCAACGGGTCACGGCAGAAGCGCTCGGCGTATCTCTCGGCACGCTGAACAGCCAGCTCAGGGCGGCCCAGAACGCGGGCCTGATCGTGGTCAGCAACCGGCCCGGGCCGGATCGGCGCCAGCGCTTCGCCTATGCGCTGACACCCGAGGGCACGTCGGTCAAGAACCGGCTGATCGACGCCTTCCTCGCACGGAAATTCACCGAATACGCGGCGCTGTACGCCGAGCTCACCGGCTCTGCCAGCGACTTCGTCCCCATCAAATACAGGAGCAATCTGATGCAATCCAACCTTGCCCCCATCCCGGAGCTCTACGTCTCCTACGAGAGTTCCCTGAAGCTGAAGACCGAAGCGGCCGAACTGACCTCGCACGATCTGACGCCCCGCCAGGTCTGCGACCTCGAACTGCTGATGAACGGCGGTTTCTACCCGCTCAAAGGCTTCCTGGGCGAGGACGACTACAACGGCGTCGTCGAGAACATGCGCATGGCCGACGGCCAGCTCTGGCCGATGCCGATCACACTGGACGTGTCAGAAGACTTTGCCGCCAAGGTCGAGGAAGGCCAGGACATCGCGCTGCGTGACCAGGAGGGCGTGATCCTCGCCACCATGACGGTCACCGACAAGTACATCCCGAACAAGGCGAAAGAGGCCGAGAACGTCTTTGGCGCAGACGACCTCGCCCACCCGGCGGTCAACTACCTGCACAACACCGCCGGCAAGGTCTACCTCGGCGGTCCGGTGACCGGCATCCAGCAGCCGGTGCACTACGACTTCCGCGCCCGTCGCGACACGCCGAACGAGCTGCGCTCCTACTTCCGCAAGCTCGGCTGGCGCAAGATCGTCGCGTTCCAGACCCGCAACCCGCTGCACCGCGCCCACCAGGAACTGACCTTCCGCGCCGCCAAGGAAGCGCAGGCCAACCTGCTGATCCACCCGGTCGTCGGCCTGACCAAGCCGGGCGACGTGGACCACTTCACCCGCGTGCGTTGCTACGAGGCGGTTCTGGACAAGTACCCGGCCTCCACCACCACCATGTCGCTGCTGAACCTCGCCATGCGCATGGCCGGTCCGCGCGAAGCCGTCTGGCACGGCCTGATCCGCAAGAACCACGGCTGCACGCACATGATCGTCGGCCGCGACCACGCCGGCCCGGGCAAGAACTCTGCAGGTGAGGACTTCTACGGCCCCTACGACGCACAAGAGCTGTTCCGCACGCATCAGGCGGAAATCGGCTGCGAAATGGTCGACTTCAAGCACATGGTCTACGTGCAGGAACGCGCCCAGTACGAGCCCGCCGACGAGATCGAGGACAAGGACAACGTCACCATCCTCAACATCTCGGGCACCGAACTGCGCCGCCGTCTGGCCGAGGGCCTGGAGATCCCGGAATGGTTCTCCTTCCCCGAGGTTGTGAAGGAACTGCGCCGCACGAAGCCGCCGCGCTCCAAGCAGGGCTTCACCGTGTTCTTCACCGGCTTCTCCGGCTCCGGCAAATCGACCATCGCCAACGCGCTCATGGTCAAGCTGATGGAGATGGGCGGCCGTCCGGTGACGCTGCTCGACGGTGACGTCGTGCGCAAGCACCTGTCGTCCGAACTGGGCTTCTCGAAAGAGCACCGCGACATCAACATCAAGCGGATCGGCTACGTCGCGTCCGAGATCACCAAGAACGGCGGCATCGCGATCTGCGCGCCCATCGCGCCCTACACCGCGACCCGCCGCGCCGTCCGCGAGATGATCGAGGAATACGGCGCCTTCTGCGAAGTGCACGTCGCGACCTCGATCGAGGAATGCGAAAAGCGTGACCGCAAGGGTCTCTACAAGTTGGCGCGCGAAGGCAAGATCAAGGAGTTCACCGGCATCTCCGACCCCTACGAAGAGCCGCAGACCCCCGAACTGCGCGTCGAGACCGAGAATGTCGAAGTCGACAACTGCGCGCACCAGGTCATCCTGAAGCTGGAATCGATGGGCCTGATCGCGGGTTCCTGA